ATCGCCTTGCGGAAACGCTGGCGGCATTCGTCGAGCGTCAACGCGCCGAACAGGCCGCGCGACTGGCGATCGGCGATCGCGGCTTCGGCGAGATAGGCGTGGACTGTCGTCGCGCCAACGCCGACGAGCACGGCGAACGCATGCGTGTCGAGCACCTCGGCCGAACGCACGTTGATCGACGCGTAGCTGCGCAGTCCCTTGCGCACGAGATGCGTGTGGACGGCGGCGGCGGCGAGCACCATCGCCACGCCGACGCGGCCCTCACCGATATTCTGGTCGGTCAGGAAGAGTTCGCTGCGCCCCGCGCGCACCGCGTCCTCGGCTTCGCGGCGGACGCGCGCGATCGCCTCGCGCAGCGTCGATGCGTCGCCACCTGCGGCAAAGGTGCAGTCGATGTCGGCGACGGCATCGCCGAAATAGGCGCGGAGGCGATCCCAGTCGTCGCCGACGAGCACGGGGCTGTCGATCACGAGAACGTGATCGCTCTGACCTTTCTCGTCGAGGATGTTCGCGAGGTTCGCGAAGCGCGTCTTCAGGCTCATCACATGCCGTTCGCGCAGACTGTCGATCGGCGGGTTGGTGACCTGGCTGAAATTCTGGCGGAAGAATTGCGCGACATGGCGCGGCTTGTCGGAGATGACCGCAAGCGGCGTATCGTCGCCCATCGACCCGATCGCTTCCTTCGCATCCTCGACCATCGGCGACAGGATCAGCTCCATATCCTCCATGGTCAGCCCCGCCGCAACCTGACGGCGGAGCAGTTCCTGGCGATCCCATTGCGGCAGCGTCGACTTGCCGCCCTTGGGCAGGTCGCTCATCGTGCGGAAGCCCTTGACGCGCGAGGGATAATCCTGCGCGTCGGCGATCTTGTCCTTGATCGCGAGATCTTCATAAAGCGTGCCCTGGTCGAGATCGACCGCGATCATCTGGCCCGGGCCAAGGCGGCCTTTCTTGCGCACGCTCGCTTCGGGCAGCAGGACCATGCCGCTTTCGGAACCGACGACGAGCAGATTGTCGGCGGTCAGCGTGTAGCGCAACGGGCGGAGCGCGTTGCGGTCCATGCCCGCGACCGCCCAGCGGCCGTCGGTCATTGCGAGCGCGGCGGGGCCGTCCCACGGCTCCATGACGCTGGCGAGATAGCTATACATCGCGCGATGGTTGTCGGGAACGTCGTTTTCGTTCGTCCACGCTTCGGGAACGAGGATCAGTTTGGCGGTCGGCGCATCGCGGCCGGCGCGACACAGCGCCTCGAACACCGCGTCGAGCGCGGCGGTGTCCGATGCGCCCGCGGGGATCACCGGCTTGATGTCTTCGCTATGCTCGCCAAAGGCGAGGCTCGCCATCTTGATCTCGTGGCTCTTCATCCAGTTCTTGTTGCCGCGGATCGTGTTGATCTCGCCATTGTGCGCGAGGCAACGGAACGGCTGCGCGAGCCACCATTGCGGGAAGGTGTTGGTCGAATAGCGCTGGTGGAAGATCGCGACGCGGCTTTCGAACAGCTTGTTCGTGAGGTCGGGATAGAAATCGGCGAGGCTCTCGGCGAGGAACAGCCCCTTGTAGATGATCGAGCGCGCCGACAGGCTGCAGATATAGAAATCGGCAACCTGCGCCGCGATCACCTTTTTCTCGATGCGGCGGCGGACGAGGTAAAGCTGCTTTTCGAACTCATCGATCGACTGTTCCTCGGGCAGCGGTCCGGCGATCATGATCTGTTCGATCTCGGGGCGCGTGCGCTGCGCCTTGTCGCCGATGACCGAGACGTCGACGGGCACCTGGCGCCAGCCATAGATGGTGAAGCCCGCGTCGATGATCTCGGCCTCGACGATCGTGCGGCATTCCTCCTGGGCATTGAGGTCGGTGCGCGGCAGGAAGATCATGCCGACGGCGAGGCGGTTCGGAAGCACCTTGTGCCCCGACGCCGCGATCGCATCGTCGAAGAAGCGGACGGGCAGGTCGACATGGATGCCCGCCCCATCCCCGGTCTTGCCGTCGGCATCGACCGCGCCGCGGTGCCAGACCGCCCGCAAGGCTTCGATCGCCGCCTCGACGACGCGGCGCGAGGCCTTGCCGTCGGTCGCCGCGACCATGCCGACGCCGCAGGCGTCGGATTCCATGTCCGGGCGATACATGCCTTCGGCTGCAAGCCGCGCGTGATCGGGGGTGGGGTAGTGGGTCATCATCTTCGTCCTGACGGAATGTTCTTAATCGGGCAGCTTCTTGCGCGCATTCTCGGCCGCTTCCTCGGCGGCCTGCTGCGCGGCGATCGAAGCATTCTCATATGCGAGCTCGAGGTCCTCGACACGTTTCAGGTCCGCCGCCGACCAATTGCTGCGGTCATAGGCGGGATCGTCGACCGCCGCTGCCGCCGCATCGGCGGCGTAGCTTCCCGCGTCGGCTGCATCTGCCGCGGCATCGACCGCATAATCGTCGGCCGCATCGACCGCGACCGCGTCGGTCGCCTCCATCGTGTCGCTGGCCCACATGTCGCGCTGTTCCTTCAGCACGCTCACATCGACTTTCATCAGCTTGGCGAGCGTGCCGAGCTGCTTGTCGTCGAAGTCGGAAAGCTGCTTTTCCTTCGGCAGTTCCTTCAGATCCTTCTCGATCTCGGGTGCGCGGTCGATGAATTTGGTGACCAGCGGCGGAACGGCCTTGATAACCGCGACCATCACTTCGGGATCGGCCTGCAGCGCCATCCATTCGCCGGCATAGAGATTGCCCGTCGGCGTCGCGAGGAAAGCGTTGAGGTCGGCAAGCTGCGCGCCGGTGAACTTGCGCGCATAGGCCTTGGCGAGGCCGTCGCGCATCGGCGGTTCCATGTCGGCGAGCGCCTCGCTGATCAGCGGCTTGATCACCCGTGTGATCTGCTTGTCGCGCTCCTTGCGGTGCGGGTCGAACATATCGGCGACCTTGCCTTTGGTCGCTTCGTCGAGCGCGGCGATCTGTTCGGTTTCGACACCGGTCTTGATCGAGAGCAGCAGGTCCGACTGACCGCCGAACTCGCCCATGATCGTCTTGAACATCTTGCCGTAAAGATTGTCGACCATCTTCTCGATGCTGCCGTTCGGGATCAGCGCGGCGGTCGTCCGCTGCGCGAGCGTCAGGCGCGCGGGGTCGATCGGCGGCAGGTCGCTCGTGTCGAACATCTTTTCGATGAGCGCGATCGCCTCATCCATTTCCTTCTGCATCTTGGCCTTTGCCTCGGCGGCGGCGGCCTCGCTGTCGAACGGCGCGGCGGTTTCATCCTCGGCGGGTGCCGCGACGACCTCCGCAACCGGCGCCTCTTCCGGCGCGGCATGGACGGGCGCGCCCAGCGGCAGCATCGCAACGGCACCGGCAAGCAGGATCGATTTGAACGACGGCATCATGAAATTCCTTCCCCTGTTGGTCATGCCGCCTTCTTTTCGCTTTTCGCCTTCGCCTTCAACCACTTTGCCATCTGTTCGCTGACATCGCGGCCGTCGCGAATGCCCCAGACGACCAGGCTCGCCCCGCGCACGATGTCGCCCGCTGCAAAGACACCCGGCAGGCTGGTCATCATCGTCTGATGATCGACGCGCAGCGTGCCCCAGCGCGTGACCGACAGGTCGGGCGCGCCGAACAGGTGCGGCAGTTCCTCGGGATCGAAGCCCAATGCCTTGATCACCATGTCGGCGGGAACGTCGAACTTGCGGCCCGGATCGGCCTCGGGGCTGCGGCGGCCGCTCGCGTCGGGCGCGCCGAGGCGCATTCCCGCGACTGCGACTTGCTTGACATGCTTGTCCGCGGTGAAGCTTTCGGGGGCCGAGAGCCAGACGAAGTCGACGCCTTCCTCCTCGGCGTTGGTCACCTCGCGCTGCGACCCCGGCATATTCTCGCGGTCGCGGCGATAGAGGCATTTCACCGATTTTGCCCCCTGCCGCACCGCGGTGCGGACGCAGTCCATCGCGGTGTCGCCGCCGCCGATGACGACGACATGCTTGCCCTTGGCGTCGAGGCGGCCGTCGTCGAACGCCGGAACCTCGTCGCCAAAGCTCTTGCGGTTCGACGCGATCAGATAGTCGAGCGCCGCGATCACGCCTGCGGCCTCGTTGCCCGGGACGTTGATCTCGCGCGCTTTGTACACGCCGGTCGCGATCAGGATCGCGTCATGCTTCTGGCGCAGCGCGTCGAGCGTCGCATCCTCGCCGACCGCGAAGCCCAGATGGAACTGGATGCCGCCTTGCTCGAGCCGCTCGATGCGGCGCATCACGACATCCTTCTCCAGCTTGAAACCGGGAATGCCATAGGTGAGGAGGCCGCCCGCGCGGTCGTGGCGGTCATAGACATGCACTTCATGCCCCGCGACACGCAGATATTCGGCCGCCGTCAGCCCCGCCGGGCCCGCGCCGATGACGCCGACCGACTGGCCGGTCGCGGCGCCGGGGTGCAGCGGCTCGACCCAGCCCTCGGCCCAGGCGGTGTCGGTGATATATTTCTCGACGCTGCCGATCGTCACTGCGCCATGCCCCGAAAACTCGATCACGCAATTGCCCTCGCAAAGGCGATCCTGCGGGCAGATGCGGCCGCAGATCTCGGGCATCGTCGAGGTCGCGTTCGAAAGCTCATAGGCCTCGCGCAGCCGCCCCTCGGCGGTCAGGCGCAGCCAGTCGGGAATATGATTGTGGAGCGGACAGTGCACCGAGCAATAGGGCACGCCGCAT
This genomic interval from Sphingopyxis chilensis contains the following:
- a CDS encoding DUF2059 domain-containing protein; amino-acid sequence: MTNRGRNFMMPSFKSILLAGAVAMLPLGAPVHAAPEEAPVAEVVAAPAEDETAAPFDSEAAAAEAKAKMQKEMDEAIALIEKMFDTSDLPPIDPARLTLAQRTTAALIPNGSIEKMVDNLYGKMFKTIMGEFGGQSDLLLSIKTGVETEQIAALDEATKGKVADMFDPHRKERDKQITRVIKPLISEALADMEPPMRDGLAKAYARKFTGAQLADLNAFLATPTGNLYAGEWMALQADPEVMVAVIKAVPPLVTKFIDRAPEIEKDLKELPKEKQLSDFDDKQLGTLAKLMKVDVSVLKEQRDMWASDTMEATDAVAVDAADDYAVDAAADAADAGSYAADAAAAAVDDPAYDRSNWSAADLKRVEDLELAYENASIAAQQAAEEAAENARKKLPD
- a CDS encoding NAD(P)-dependent oxidoreductase, producing MASERMLQFVGREQSYPDKRSPEERARDFHEIAERYAAPDADAQAARCSQCGVPYCSVHCPLHNHIPDWLRLTAEGRLREAYELSNATSTMPEICGRICPQDRLCEGNCVIEFSGHGAVTIGSVEKYITDTAWAEGWVEPLHPGAATGQSVGVIGAGPAGLTAAEYLRVAGHEVHVYDRHDRAGGLLTYGIPGFKLEKDVVMRRIERLEQGGIQFHLGFAVGEDATLDALRQKHDAILIATGVYKAREINVPGNEAAGVIAALDYLIASNRKSFGDEVPAFDDGRLDAKGKHVVVIGGGDTAMDCVRTAVRQGAKSVKCLYRRDRENMPGSQREVTNAEEEGVDFVWLSAPESFTADKHVKQVAVAGMRLGAPDASGRRSPEADPGRKFDVPADMVIKALGFDPEELPHLFGAPDLSVTRWGTLRVDHQTMMTSLPGVFAAGDIVRGASLVVWGIRDGRDVSEQMAKWLKAKAKSEKKAA